CGGTTATTTAAAACTGCAATGATTACTTTATCAAAAATTTTGGCGCCTCTCGTTACAATATCGAGATGCCCCACTGTAACAGGATCAAAGCTTCCGGGGCAGATTGCAATTTTACTCATCTTCTTTTTCTCCCTTCCCGTGCATGTAAATGGATATCACTGTGTCACCGTATTTCTCCTCTCGTACTTTCACAAGTGTTTCGTATGTATCATCCAGGCTAACCCTTACATCGTGCTCTGCAATGATCTTCCCATTCTCTTCAAGAAGGTCATTGTTTGAGATAAAGCTGAGTTCTTCAGGGATCTGCTGTTTTGCATAAGGCGGGTCGAGGAAGATAAACGTGAATTGTTTTTCCCGCTTTACAAGAGCCTGAAGGGCACGTCTGGCATCATTTTTATAAACTTCAGTCCGGGACTTCAGCCCGCAGGCAGCGATGTTGGCGCGTATGCTCTGAATCGCCTTAAAGTCTCTGTCGACAAACACTGCTTTCTCAACTCCACGGCTCAGGGCTTCGATGCCAAGCCCTCCTGCTCCGCCATAGAGATCGAGAACCGTTCCCCCTTCAAAATAGGGTCCGATCATATTAAATATGGATTCTTTTACTTTATCTGTTGTCGGCCGTGTCGAATCACCAGGTACGGCTTTTAAAGACACACCTTTATTTTTACCGCTGATCACTCTCATGTTCCTGCTCCTCTGTCTTGATTCTTGTTCAGGCGACGGAATGTTTTTCTTCCGTCTCCATTATTCGTGCTTTTATCGTAGCACAAAACAGGTTGAAGCAAAAATTTCCTGATACAGCATTTGTCAATCTATGTTAATTTACGTGTATAAAGATTGGGTACTTGACCATAATAAGGATAGCAACATGATACCAATGTTGCTGACAACCGCGGAGAAGACTTACGTTTCCCCATAAGTTCTTCCTCCGGTTTCTCCTCTCCCATTGCCCTGGTAAGTGTGAACCGGCTTTACGGCCGGGTGCTTATTATAGGGTACCCGCAGAAGGTTGCTTCTGCGGGATTTTTTTGTTATTAATTCTATAATGCAGGCTACTCTGAAAAAGAATTCAAACTCAGCTTCATTGAACGGAATATACTCCCTTTCCGCGTTAAAGGAAGGGAAATAGCAACAATCTATCGGATTACAGCTATAAGGAAAGCTGATTCCTAGCATTGCCGGAAAAATGGCTCTTAAAGGAGAGCCCGCTTGCGGAATTGAATACGCAATTAAAAAACCTCCGCCCAAAGGCGAAGGTTTATAATCCCATTTTATAGTCATACTCTTTTGCTTTGTCAGGCTTGGAATTTTGAAATTCCGTGTTGAGCCAGGGGCGCATGGACATGGAGACACGTTTGACAAAGTGGTAGGATTCCAGCTTTTCCATCGTCTGTTCCACTTTTTCCCCGTCGCAATACAGCACAACGTATTTCATTTTTCTTGAAACGTAATGAATGTTTCCAAATCGCCGCAGCTGTTTCACGTGCTTCAGCGACTGAATCCAGACAGCCAGTCCGACACGATTTCCAATCACGCTCTTCCCCGTCCCCTTTTCCTGTATATGTTAACGTAAGTGTAGCACTACTCCTAAAAGGTGGCAAGCGTTCCCGGTGGGATCAGGAGCAGCCGCAGCTGCCTCCGGAACCACATCCGCCACTGCACCCGTCCTGGTCAAAGAACGGATTTCCTGTAGGCACCTTCACGCTTTTGGATACCGTATCAGCGATAATCAGACTTACGTCGCGGAGCATACTTTCAAGCTCTTTTTCCGCTTTTTTATATTCTGCAATCGAATCATGCAGATCCACCATTCGCTTAGCTTCCCGGACTTCTTTTGTCACCCGTTTGTAGTCAGGGTGGTACTTCCCAAAACGCTGGACTTCGTCGTAATCTTCCTTAAGTTTCAGGAATTCACTGACGAGGCGTGCCGCCTCTTTATCCTTATCCATCCGTTTTTTTGCATCTATATAATCAACGTACACTTCTGATGAAGTAACAAAGTCTCCGAGATCGTAAGCAGAATGGAGGACGTCTGCACTTGTTGCTGTAGTAATCATAGTAAAACACCTCCGTTACCATTATAGCACGTTCCGGGTGTTACATTTCAATACTTGATTGGTTCGCCATCTTCACACCCGGATATCCCTTGATCTCACTCATAAGCCTGAACAGGGCTTCATCCTTTTTCTTTGCTTCAATCATCACATCCAAAACGTCCACACTCCCGTTGATTTCCTGCAGGAAAGACCAGATTCTGTTTACATTAATATAATCTGCGTGACTTTTGTCCATGGGATGCTCTCTTGGACTGGATATGTGTATCTTAACTGGGAGATCACTTCCGTCCCACGTGCCGGCAACCCGGTCCCAAAACGTTTCAACCGGCGTCCCTCCGTTTACATCATGATGGTGAAGATCGAACACAACCGGTATTCCAAGCTTCTCCCCGAGATAGAGGGCATGCTCTACCGTATAATTCGTATCGTCATTTTCAAGGATCAGCATCTCACTAAGGGTTACCGGTATGTCCTGAAACCGTTCAATAAACGTTTCAAGTCCTTTTTCCACTCCTTGTTTCTTCCCGCCAATATGAAGCACACACCTGTGACGGGGGGCTTGATTCATCCCTTTTAAAAGACGGTAGTGATACATAAGAACCTGAAGTGAGCGCTTGAACACATCATCGTCGGTCGTATTAAGGACTGTGTAATGATCCGGGTGAAACCCTGTACGGATCCTGTGCCTCGTAATCAGCTCTCCCAGCTCCGCCAGTGCAGGGCGAATCGCCCTATCCCACTTCCACCCTTCAGTCAGAGGGTGTCCTGCCAGAGGAACGAGTCGGGATGATAGACGAAATAAAGCGATATCATGGGCTGCGTTATGTTTAATGAGCCTTTTGCAGTTCTCAATATTTTTAATCGAAATTCTCTCAAGCTTACGGATAGCAGCATTCCGGTTATCCAGCTTCTCAAACTGGGCGGCCGTCATCGTATGGGAAGGGGAAGCATTTGTAAGAGACATACTCATTGCAACGTATCCGAACCTGACAATCATGTAGCTTCCTCCTCTGAAAGATTATCTCCAAGTTGATCAGGGTGGATAAAGGCAATTCGTTCAATTGAATCGATCTGGATCTTCTTCTCATCAAGTGTGTGAAAGTATGGCCTTCCTTCACCAAGAGCATGGATCGATTCAATTTCAATGACCGATTGCCGGCCTGCCGGATCTTCAATCAGCACAGCCGCTTCCATGATAAGTGCCTGTCGCAACAAACGTAAGAGCATTGTTTTATCATAGCCTAAAAGAGAAAACCACTGCCTCGGCAGCTGCCCGATATCTTCTTTATATGGATGCCTGTGACCGCCTGATTCCTGCACAGTCCATCTTTTGCTTCCGGCCTCTTTTTTCTGTACCTTTGGAACGGTCTTTGATTCATTGAGCAGTCCTGCTTTTTTCAGAAATCCTGCTGCTTTACGCCCGTCCTGCTGAGAAACAAACAAATGATCCTGGAGGGAAAAATAATCAACTTCCTTTTTATCAAGCAGAGACGTACATGTCTCCGCAGCATGGATGTCCTGGATATGGAAACAATGAAAGAGTCCCTTTTCCTTCACAGGCGTTTTCTCGTTGATCCAACGTGCAAACTGCTGCTCATAACGCTTCGGGTCAATAAAAACCCCTCTGAATTTTTCAAAGAACGTTTCCACCTCAGGACCTGCCTGAACACTTTCTTTGGTAAAAATAACATGGGCTCCCCCTGATGAAAACACTTCAGGATTTACTTGCAGACTCCCCCACCTGAGAAGATGCCAGATAACCCCGGGATTAACCCCGGAAGGTATAATCATTTCAAAGTTCCCAAGATCCATAATGTACTGTTGATCATAAAGATCAATCAATTCCAGACCACAGCCGGACAAAACGCGCCCGTCCCCCGGAATCATGACACCGTAGGAAATTAGGTCATCGTCTTCCTCACATTCAAGGGGAGTGCCGTGAATAAATGCATGGACATCCATTTTATCTTGTTTCGTTTTCAATGAAAAAAGAGCGGCTTGTTCCATGACGTCATCAAAGCGGTTATGTAAAAAAGAAAGGAGCAGGTCTTCATTCCATCTGTTATTATCAATGCAGCCGAGACGTTTCATGGCCGCAAGAACCCATTTCTCTATTGCCGTGTGGTCCTTTCTCACTTTCGTAACGTTTTGCGTATACAGACGGTTCAGGGCATTCATTGTATTCCAGAAAAAGAGCCCCGGTTCTCCGGGAGGAAGAGACCCTTCTTTATTTAAAAAAGCCCTCTTCCATTCTCTCGGGACGAGCTCGCAGTGGTGATTTTCATAGGAAAGATGAAAAATAATCCCCGCTGCTGAAAGCCGCTCCCCCGCTCTTTTATCAAGGTAGGATTCACGTTTCGCGCTCGCACCTGCATCACCGAGGTCTTTTTTTAACAGGTGTGCAAGAACATTTTTCTCGCGAACACTGAGCTTAGCCATCACAGCAGCTGCACTTTCGTGTGATACATCTTGAAGGGGGGGAATGCCTCGGTGTTTCCTCTCTTTTTCAACAGATTCTATTTTTTCATTCCCGGTTAATGAAAGTATTGTAGCGAGTTTCACGATGTCCACTCCTCTGATTCATACTCATAGCCTTGCTCGATCATAAAAAGCTGCCGGTTTCCTGCCCTTTCCTCTTCCTTTGTGCCCGCGGTGACCAAGGAGTAAAACGTTACACTCCTGCCTTTGTCAGACAGCCGCAAAAGTCTGCCGATACGCTGTGCTTCTTCCTGACGGGACCCGTACGCCCCGGAGAGCTGAATCCCAACCTGGGCATCGGGCAAATCGAGTGCAAGGTTGGCTACTTTGCTCAGAATAAGCGTTGTGACTTTTGAATCCCTGAAAGCCTGAAACAGCCGTTCCCGTTCTTCTTTAGGCGTCTCCCCTGTAATAAGAGGAAAGCCTGTACGCTCTCTCACCTGTTTGAGCTGGTTGAGATAGCTCCCGATAACGATTATTTTTTCTCCCTGATGTCTTTCAAGAAGTGTTTCCAGAACGTCAAGTTTCTTCAGGTTTTCACTCGCATGACGGAACTGTTCACGCTTACTTTTATACCAGTGTGCCACTGCGTCTTCTTCACTGAACTGTACTCTTATTTCTTTACATACAGGCTTTGCAATCCAATGATTTTGTTCAAGCATCTGAATCCCTGCCTCATACCGTTTCGGGCCGATGAGACTGAAAATATCTTTTTCTTTTTTATCCTCACGTACACACGTTGCCGTCAGCCCCACCCGCCTTGTGCTGTGCAGAAGAGCCGCAAAGCGAAACAGTGGTGCCGGAAGCAGGTGGACTTCATCATAAATAATCAGTCCCCACCTGCGATTCTGAAAGAGGGGAAGATGAGAAAAGCTGCCGTTCTTCGATTTCCTGTGGGTCAGCATCTGATACGTTGTAATGGTAATCGGGAACATCGTCTGCTGCCCCGGTCTGTATATGCCGACTGACCCTTCCTTTACTGTCGTTTTGTTTTTAATTTCCCTCTCCCACTGCCTGAGAGATGTATCATTAGGTGTTAATACAAGGACTTCCTGTTTGATCTCTGCCATGATTGCTAAACCGACGATCGTTTTTCCGGCACCGCATGGAAGAACGATCACCCCGTTCCCCCCGTCCAGATGCCTTCTCTTTATCAGGGATTCACAGGCTTCTCTCTGATAGGGTCTTAACATAACTTCCGGCTTAAGGCTGATGGAAGCTTCCGTGCCTTCTTCGTATCCTCCGGAATCTCTGACCGGGTATCCTGCGTCCATAAGTGTCTGTTTTATTCTGCTTCTGTCAGCAGGCCGGATGGCCATGGCTTCGTAACCGTCTTTTGTGATAAGAACCTCTTCTTTTTCACAGAACAAAGAAATAAGTAATCCCTTTTTCTTTGAAACGATGTACAGCTTACCTTTTTTTCCTTTAATTATTTCCAAAAGGTTAAAACGTTCACACTGCTCTTTTATCCAGTCCAAAAGCGCATGTGGGGGATTCACCTTGGAGAAATCAGTTAAAAAAGAAGCCAGTTCTTCATAGGTAATTCCCTGCTCGCAGGCATACCAGATAGAATATTCACTCATCCGGTAAACATGAATAGCTGAAGGTGTTTTTATAAGATCAGCAATTTCCTGAATGACAGGATGAATGATTTTGTATTCTCTGTGGTTTGTCTGAACATAGATCATCCTGTCAGCTTGTACTAAAAGGGGCCTTTCCGGATTCATTTCTATCACCCTGCTTGTCGTGACTTCTATCTGTTAATGTCTGTGATTGGTCCGATTTTTATACAGTGACAAAGTTCTTGTATGTGGTGGAAGTATTGTTTGTGCGGGGTCAAATAGTTAAGGAGATATTATAAAGTGCGGGCCTTCTGTCGGCTGGTATAGGGGGTTAAAAAGAGTTTAAATTCCCACATATCCGGAAGGAAATCTGGAATTCTTAATATAAAATTTCCAATCCTTAATATTTGTACCTTAATTATTAACATAAATCCTTAACATAAATCCCCAAATAAAGATCGTTCCGAGTTGTGCCGACCAACAAACAGCAAGCAGAAAAATCTTTTCCATTTTAAAGTATTCCAAATCTTTTTAATTAAAAAAGGGAGACCCCCCCCTCATCTCCCCGAATTGCATTTACGTTAAATTCCTACTGCTGCTGTCCCATTTGTCTCACCATATCAAACAGCATAGCTGCCAGATTGACATTGTTTTGAATACGGTCCATTCTCTGTGGAAAGGTTTTTCCGTAGAATACCTTTGCTTCTTTTTCCATCTCACTTAATAAACCAGGATTTCTCCCTAATTTCCTGTACCATTCCGGGTGCATTCTCAAGTACTTCCATAGTTCGGGCTGGGTCCTGATATGCTGGATGACTTCTGTTCTCATTTCCACGCCTCCTTTTAATCTTCTTTATAAGAAAACGGGGACGATGAGGTATTCGTATTGGAAGGTCCGGATGAATCGGGCCTGAATGTGGATAAGAGCTGCTGGATGGATGTAAGGGCACCGTTAAATTGTGTAAGCTGAATTTGCAGATCATTCATATTCATTGATTTAATCATTGACAGAATACCGGCAGCGGTTGCTGCTGACTTTGGTGAAGCTGAACCTTCTTCAGACTCCTCCTCTGGAGTTTGAGTCGTTTTGGTCCCGGTAACAGATCCGGTCTTATACTCTTCCCAAACCGGGTCGTCTTCTCCGAATAACACCCATTCTTCATAAAGGTCCTGAAGTGCTTTTTCCTTTGCTTTCACATCCCGCAGCACGTGTGGGTTTTCTTTAACAAACGCTTTAAATTTCAAAACATCAGGATGCAATGACTTTCCCAACGCACTCACCTCCTAAGCAAATTCCTGTTCCTTATTACTATAGTAGTAAAACTCCTATGAGAATGTGAGCCTATTTTTTTGACTGTGTTAAAGAACATTGTAGAATACACGACTTAGGGATCAAGTTGGCAGGCTGAGACTCCGGAGTGGGCTTTTCCCGGAGGAGTGTCGCATATTCGCTCCAATCACGTCTTTTAAAACAAAAATGCTCTTTAAAACAGCATACAAATAAAGCTAATTAAAAATCGCTTTGAGTAGCGGTTGCTGTTC
This DNA window, taken from Alteribacter keqinensis, encodes the following:
- a CDS encoding YlbG family protein, with translation MIGNRVGLAVWIQSLKHVKQLRRFGNIHYVSRKMKYVVLYCDGEKVEQTMEKLESYHFVKRVSMSMRPWLNTEFQNSKPDKAKEYDYKMGL
- a CDS encoding YlbF family regulator yields the protein MITTATSADVLHSAYDLGDFVTSSEVYVDYIDAKKRMDKDKEAARLVSEFLKLKEDYDEVQRFGKYHPDYKRVTKEVREAKRMVDLHDSIAEYKKAEKELESMLRDVSLIIADTVSKSVKVPTGNPFFDQDGCSGGCGSGGSCGCS
- a CDS encoding DNA repair helicase XPB, with protein sequence MNPERPLLVQADRMIYVQTNHREYKIIHPVIQEIADLIKTPSAIHVYRMSEYSIWYACEQGITYEELASFLTDFSKVNPPHALLDWIKEQCERFNLLEIIKGKKGKLYIVSKKKGLLISLFCEKEEVLITKDGYEAMAIRPADRSRIKQTLMDAGYPVRDSGGYEEGTEASISLKPEVMLRPYQREACESLIKRRHLDGGNGVIVLPCGAGKTIVGLAIMAEIKQEVLVLTPNDTSLRQWEREIKNKTTVKEGSVGIYRPGQQTMFPITITTYQMLTHRKSKNGSFSHLPLFQNRRWGLIIYDEVHLLPAPLFRFAALLHSTRRVGLTATCVREDKKEKDIFSLIGPKRYEAGIQMLEQNHWIAKPVCKEIRVQFSEEDAVAHWYKSKREQFRHASENLKKLDVLETLLERHQGEKIIVIGSYLNQLKQVRERTGFPLITGETPKEERERLFQAFRDSKVTTLILSKVANLALDLPDAQVGIQLSGAYGSRQEEAQRIGRLLRLSDKGRSVTFYSLVTAGTKEEERAGNRQLFMIEQGYEYESEEWTS
- the rsmD gene encoding 16S rRNA (guanine(966)-N(2))-methyltransferase RsmD; the protein is MRVISGKNKGVSLKAVPGDSTRPTTDKVKESIFNMIGPYFEGGTVLDLYGGAGGLGIEALSRGVEKAVFVDRDFKAIQSIRANIAACGLKSRTEVYKNDARRALQALVKREKQFTFIFLDPPYAKQQIPEELSFISNNDLLEENGKIIAEHDVRVSLDDTYETLVKVREEKYGDTVISIYMHGKGEKEDE
- a CDS encoding YlbD family protein is translated as MGKSLHPDVLKFKAFVKENPHVLRDVKAKEKALQDLYEEWVLFGEDDPVWEEYKTGSVTGTKTTQTPEEESEEGSASPKSAATAAGILSMIKSMNMNDLQIQLTQFNGALTSIQQLLSTFRPDSSGPSNTNTSSSPFSYKED
- the uvsE gene encoding UV DNA damage repair endonuclease UvsE, which codes for MIVRFGYVAMSMSLTNASPSHTMTAAQFEKLDNRNAAIRKLERISIKNIENCKRLIKHNAAHDIALFRLSSRLVPLAGHPLTEGWKWDRAIRPALAELGELITRHRIRTGFHPDHYTVLNTTDDDVFKRSLQVLMYHYRLLKGMNQAPRHRCVLHIGGKKQGVEKGLETFIERFQDIPVTLSEMLILENDDTNYTVEHALYLGEKLGIPVVFDLHHHDVNGGTPVETFWDRVAGTWDGSDLPVKIHISSPREHPMDKSHADYINVNRIWSFLQEINGSVDVLDVMIEAKKKDEALFRLMSEIKGYPGVKMANQSSIEM
- a CDS encoding YlbE-like family protein translates to MRTEVIQHIRTQPELWKYLRMHPEWYRKLGRNPGLLSEMEKEAKVFYGKTFPQRMDRIQNNVNLAAMLFDMVRQMGQQQ